The proteins below come from a single Microtus pennsylvanicus isolate mMicPen1 chromosome 13, mMicPen1.hap1, whole genome shotgun sequence genomic window:
- the Draxin gene encoding draxin, translating to MAGSTVCKITILFLVLLFPELHVAGTLASGSSPRNLPETQPHLPSSTLWVPQPSHHGRRGLGKKDRGPGMPSRGQEGAVVTAARQASRITLGQRPAGLLQDKELLLGLALPYPEKEPRSSGWERMKKRGREHKRRRDRLRQHRGRAAIRGPSSLMKKVEPSEDQMLEAATEESSTSLAPTILFLTTADVATPTPEDSRILPVTSLRPQAQPRSDGDVMPTLDMALFDWTDYEDLKPEVWPSAKRKEKHWSQYASDGNETLPAEGEPCDHHQDCLPGTCCDLREHLCTPHNRGLNNKCFDDCMCTEGLRCYAKFHRNRRVTRRKGRCVEPETVNGDQGSFINI from the exons ATGGCAGGGTCCACTGTCTGCAAGATCACCATACTGTTCCTGGTCCTGCTATTCCCGGAGCTCCACGTGGCAGGCACCCTTGCATCTGGATCCTCTCCCCGGAATCTGCCTGAAACCCAACCCCACCTTCCCAGCTCTACACTGTGGGTGCCTCAGCCCAGTCATCATGGCCGACGGGGCCTGGGCAAGAAGGACAGGGGCCCAGGCATGCCCAGCCGGGGCCAGGAGGGGGCTGTGGTCACTGCTGCTAGGCAGGCTTCCCGGATAACGCTTGGACAGCGCCCTGCCGGCCTTCTGCAGGACAAGGAGCTGCTTCTGGGGCTGGCATTGCCCTATCCTGAGAAGGAGCCCCGGTCTTCTGGGTGGGAGAGGATGAAGAAACGTGGCAGAGAACACAAGAGACGCAGGGACCGGCTGCGCCAGCACCGAG GACGAGCTGCCATCCGCGGGCCCAGCTCCCTAATGAAGAAGGTGGAACCTTCTGAAGACCAGATGCTGGAGGCTGCCACAGAGGAGTCTTCTACCAGCCTGGCCCCAACCATACTCTTTCTAACCACAGCAGATGTCGCCACGCCTACCCCAGAGGATTCCCGGATCCTGCCTGTCACCTCCCTGCGGCCCCAG GCACAGCCCAGGTCTGATGGGGACGTGATGCCCACGCTGGACATGGCCTTATTTGACTGGACTGACTATGAGGATTTAAAGCCAGAGGTCTGGCCTTCTGCAAAGAGGAAAG AGAAACACTGGAGTCAGTATGCCAGCGATGGAAACGAGACATTGCCAGCTGAGGGGGAACCATGTGACCATCACCAGGATTGCCTGCCAG GAACTTGCTGCGACCTCCGGGAACATCTCTGCACGCCACACAACCGCGGCCTCAACAACAAATGCTTTGATGACTGCATGTGCACGGAAG GGCTGCGTTGCTATGCCAAATTCCACCGGAACCGCAGGGTCACTCGGAGGAAGGGGCGCTGCGTGGAGCCTGAGACAGTCAACGGGGACCAGGGATCCTTCATCAACATCTAG